In a single window of the Globicephala melas chromosome 10, mGloMel1.2, whole genome shotgun sequence genome:
- the LOC115844411 gene encoding C-type lectin domain family 12 member B-like isoform X1 gives MSTASDCDQPPENTEQTETIPIVDVEEPLALPPPPPEDEWRPIPEHTNVDASRFSFSLCGITPVILGVFSLLLLMLCGFFGYHYFQSVRESESKMKSLIQQTESLQNKEENFLQVLKALEQNKEILQQLQKQNEYITEALQELNVEQGDRCGPSLSHWVQYRDHCYHQTVQIVSWLECSDLCISLNATFLKTERSRLMYIMKLLAANHTWLGLSYNEEDNQWKWEDGSLPSPGLSLPKPSTDFQGNCVYANVNTVGMDTCTMSSSCVCEKPVCAKHSEES, from the exons ATGTCAACTGCTTCAGACTGTGATCAacctccag aaaacacagagcagaCAGAGACAATCCCTATTGTGGATGTGGAAGAGCCTcttgcccttcctcctcctccacctgagGATGAATGGCGCCCGATTCCTGAGCACACCAATGTGGATG CCTCtcgtttttccttctctctatgtGGAATAACCCCTGTGATCCTGGGAGTGTTCAGCCTGCTGCTCTTGATGTTGTGTGGATTCTTTGGTTATCACT ACTTTCAAAGTGTTCGGGAATCAGAGAGCAAGATGAAGAGCCTTATCCAACAGACTGAGTCTTtgcaaaacaaagaggaaaacttTCTTCAGGTCCTAAAAGCTCTTGAGCAAAATAAAG AAATCTTACAGCAGCTCCAAAAACAGAATGAGTATATCACTGAGGCTCTACAAGAACTAAATGTGGAACAAG gAGACAGGTGTGGACCTTCTCTGAGTCACTGGGTACAATACAGAGACCACTGCTACCACCAAACTGTGCAAATTGTTTCTTGGTTAGAGTGTTCGGATCTTTGCATCTCTTTGAATGctacatttttaaagacagaaaggagTAGATTGATG TACATCATGAAGTTACTTGCAGCAAATCACACTTGGCTTGGCCTGTCTTATAATGAAGAGGACAATCAATGGAAGTGGGAGGATggctcccttccttctcctggcCT GAGTCTACCAAAGCCAAGTACGGATTTCCAGGGGAATTGTGTGTATGCAAATGTGAACACTGTTGGCATGGATACCTGCACTATGTCCTCTTCATGTGTGTGTGAGAAGCCTGTCTGTGCTAAACACtcagaagaaagttaa
- the LOC115844411 gene encoding C-type lectin domain family 12 member B-like isoform X2 yields the protein MSTASDCDQPPENTEQTETIPIVDVEEPLALPPPPPEDEWRPIPEHTNVDASRFSFSLCGITPVILGVFSLLLLMLCGFFGYHYFQSVRESESKMKSLIQQTESLQNKEENFLQVLKALEQNKEILQQLQKQNEYITEALQELNVEQGDRCGPSLSHWVQYRDHCYHQTVQIVSWLECSDLCISLNATFLKTERSRLMYIMKLLAANHTWLGLSYNEEDNQWKWEDGSLPSPGLSSSENKSGCGRDRDL from the exons ATGTCAACTGCTTCAGACTGTGATCAacctccag aaaacacagagcagaCAGAGACAATCCCTATTGTGGATGTGGAAGAGCCTcttgcccttcctcctcctccacctgagGATGAATGGCGCCCGATTCCTGAGCACACCAATGTGGATG CCTCtcgtttttccttctctctatgtGGAATAACCCCTGTGATCCTGGGAGTGTTCAGCCTGCTGCTCTTGATGTTGTGTGGATTCTTTGGTTATCACT ACTTTCAAAGTGTTCGGGAATCAGAGAGCAAGATGAAGAGCCTTATCCAACAGACTGAGTCTTtgcaaaacaaagaggaaaacttTCTTCAGGTCCTAAAAGCTCTTGAGCAAAATAAAG AAATCTTACAGCAGCTCCAAAAACAGAATGAGTATATCACTGAGGCTCTACAAGAACTAAATGTGGAACAAG gAGACAGGTGTGGACCTTCTCTGAGTCACTGGGTACAATACAGAGACCACTGCTACCACCAAACTGTGCAAATTGTTTCTTGGTTAGAGTGTTCGGATCTTTGCATCTCTTTGAATGctacatttttaaagacagaaaggagTAGATTGATG TACATCATGAAGTTACTTGCAGCAAATCACACTTGGCTTGGCCTGTCTTATAATGAAGAGGACAATCAATGGAAGTGGGAGGATggctcccttccttctcctggcCT GTCATCTTCTGAGAACAAGAGTGGGTGTGGAAGAGACAGAGATTTGTGA